In Persicimonas caeni, a single window of DNA contains:
- a CDS encoding tetratricopeptide repeat protein — protein sequence MSKRFLSGFLVLLAIQLVAVSQAGAQGTMSFGEEEVEEEASPEKTGPFADLLAEGKKLYEQKKYDEASLMFYKVVSSEDVAAEAYVPEAEYELGKTLLRMELYQGALSYFGRIVDAGESHPYYLPTLRGLVLLTDVIPGDPSLMQRLAPYASYYPQDVPEKYRDQFAYLVGRHLYQQMNNAEALRLLTAVSKRSEHYGKAHYIAAITHVANYEAKPAVQEFKTVLSHLRSKEESTALTPEEQELKELTTFGMARVFYSTGDYGTSLKYYSNIDRSSVRWPQALFESSWAFFQTDDYNKALGNLHSLNSPFFADAYFPEGPILSAVIFFYNCKYERVRYVLEDFDYYYAPLKDDVQAVLTDYQDPTAMFEWLEKLEGGSAEFDPQVYQILDAALDDAQVERKFDLVDTIRKEKEKIGTMPDAWQSSPLGTSLLQESELALSFAVSDAGTVAQQRLQRVVRELEELIMQKEEITFEVARAEQGQIEADIRAGMNVQGNVTDSPEIKISDEQMYWTFDGEYWRDELGAYVFNINSECSR from the coding sequence GGCACGATGTCCTTCGGCGAAGAAGAAGTCGAAGAGGAAGCCTCTCCCGAGAAGACCGGCCCCTTTGCGGACCTTCTGGCCGAGGGCAAAAAGCTCTACGAACAGAAGAAGTACGACGAGGCCAGCCTGATGTTCTACAAGGTGGTCTCCTCGGAAGACGTGGCCGCCGAGGCCTATGTGCCCGAAGCCGAGTATGAACTCGGAAAGACGCTGCTGCGAATGGAGTTGTATCAGGGGGCTTTGAGCTACTTCGGCCGCATCGTCGACGCCGGAGAGTCGCACCCGTATTATCTGCCCACGTTGCGTGGCCTGGTCCTGTTGACCGATGTCATTCCCGGTGACCCCTCGCTGATGCAGCGACTGGCTCCCTACGCCAGCTATTACCCGCAAGATGTTCCCGAAAAGTACCGCGACCAGTTCGCCTACTTGGTAGGCCGCCATCTGTACCAGCAGATGAACAATGCGGAAGCACTTCGCCTTCTGACCGCGGTCAGCAAGCGCAGTGAGCACTATGGAAAGGCGCACTACATCGCTGCGATCACCCACGTGGCCAACTACGAGGCCAAGCCCGCCGTCCAAGAGTTCAAGACGGTGCTCTCCCACCTTCGCTCCAAAGAAGAGAGCACAGCACTGACTCCCGAGGAGCAAGAGCTCAAGGAGCTGACGACCTTCGGCATGGCGCGCGTGTTCTACTCGACGGGCGACTACGGCACGAGCCTCAAATACTACTCGAATATCGACCGCAGTTCGGTGCGCTGGCCGCAGGCGCTGTTCGAGTCGAGCTGGGCCTTCTTCCAGACCGACGATTACAACAAGGCGCTGGGCAACCTGCACAGCCTGAACTCGCCGTTTTTCGCCGACGCCTACTTCCCCGAGGGGCCGATTCTGTCGGCGGTGATCTTCTTCTACAACTGCAAGTACGAGCGTGTGCGCTACGTACTCGAGGACTTCGATTACTACTACGCTCCCCTCAAAGACGATGTGCAGGCGGTATTGACCGACTATCAAGATCCGACCGCAATGTTCGAGTGGCTCGAGAAGCTCGAAGGCGGCAGCGCCGAGTTCGACCCGCAGGTCTACCAGATCTTGGATGCTGCGCTGGACGACGCTCAGGTCGAGCGTAAGTTCGACCTCGTCGACACGATTCGAAAAGAGAAAGAGAAGATCGGCACCATGCCCGACGCTTGGCAGTCGAGTCCGCTGGGAACTTCGCTTTTGCAGGAGTCCGAGTTGGCGTTGAGCTTCGCGGTCAGCGACGCTGGCACCGTAGCTCAGCAGCGCCTGCAGCGTGTGGTGCGCGAGCTCGAAGAGCTGATCATGCAGAAGGAAGAGATCACGTTCGAGGTCGCCCGCGCCGAGCAGGGCCAGATCGAGGCAGACATCCGCGCGGGCATGAACGTCCAGGGGAATGTCACCGATTCGCCCGAGATTAAGATCAGTGACGAGCAAATGTATTGGACGTTCGACGGGGAATACTGGCGAGACGAGTTGGGGGCCTATGTCTTCAACATCAACTCGGAGTGCAGCCGCTGA